Proteins from a single region of Trichoplusia ni isolate ovarian cell line Hi5 chromosome 3, tn1, whole genome shotgun sequence:
- the LOC113492271 gene encoding extradiol ring-cleavage dioxygenase-like — MLKLNLIAIFCFLKLSNAYFAPNIFLNHGGGPYPVLREEHNIEIADSLKNISKIMDLEKLSAIVIVTAHREEDVVTITSSRQQSLVYDYYHFPPVSYTFKYNAPGDPELAKRIHNAFEAAGIKSQLDDQRGWDHGVFIPMMLINPKADIPVIQISILKNQDAKQHYDIGKALFQFRKEGVAIFGSGMSYHNMAEFDKVERNLKNVEVNIVNHDFDNFLNDVCTGEVENRQKILLWEQQKGGYESHPLGEADHLMPLIVNAGAAGTRPGRKYFESVFLYKFLLSGFIWDDDE; from the exons atgttaaaattaaatttaatcgcCATCTTTTGTTTTCTGAAGCTGTCAAATGCGTATTTCGcgccgaatatatttttgaatcatGGCGGCGGCCCTTATCCCGTTTTACGCGAAGAACATAATATAGAAATAGCTGattcattgaaaaatatatcGAAAATTATGGATTTGGAGAAATTAAGTGCGATTGTTATTGTAACGGCGCATAGGGAAGAGGATGTGGTCACGATAACGTCAAGCCGACAACAGTCTCTAGTTTACGATTACTATCATTTCCCGCCAGTGAGTTATACTTTCAAATATAATGCTCCAG GAGACCCAGAATTGGCAAAACGAATCCACAACGCATTCGAAGCAGCCGGCATCAAATCACAACTAGATGACCAAAGAGGTTGGGATCATGGAGTTTTTATACCAATGATGTTAATAAACCCAAAGGCAGACATCCCTGTTATACaaatatcgatattaaaaaACCAAGACGCGAAACAACACTACGACATCGGAAAAGCGTTGTTCCAGTTTCGAAAAGAAGGCGTCGCCATCTTTGGTTCCGGAATGTCATATCACAATATGGCGGAATTTGATAAAGTTgaaagaaatttgaaaaatgtcGAGGTTAATATAGTTAATCATGATTTTGATAATTTCTTAAATGATGTTTGCACGGGTGAGGTTGAAAATAGgcagaaaatattattgtgggAGCAACAGAAAGGCGGTTATGAAAGCCATCCGTTAGGAGAAGCTGATCATTTAATGCCGTTGATAGTGAATGCAGGCGCGGCTGGAACGCGCCCGGGGAGGAAATATTTTGaatctgtatttttatacaaatttctGTTGAGCGGTTTTATTTGGGACGATGATGAATAA
- the LOC113492277 gene encoding uncharacterized protein LOC113492277 — protein sequence MKALFLILFIIYVLELPTIKAKILPRASRHTKRIQNFNQGALETRGRNLFENINIRKANTRSNVPVYIITKSKAIPISRTGVETPEDDDIFDENGMLYITQPKAPKADKKILEYLDFDGRRSYDLSKKNKRKLMAMMNKELNKQLLQKANTKRRNFEVDFTELVS from the exons ATGaaggctttatttttaattctttttataatttatgtattag AACTACCCACAATAAAAGCGAAGATCTTACCGCGAGCGTCAAGACATACGAAACGAATCCAAAACTTCAACCAAGGGGCTCTTGAGACTCGCGGGCGAAACCTATTCGAAAATATCAACATCAGGAAAGCTAACACGAGATCCAACGTACCGGTCTACATAATCACCAAATCCAAAGCAATCCCCATTTCAAGAACTGGAGTAGAAACACCAGAAGACGATGATATTTTTGACGAGAATGGGATGCTCTATATAACACAACCAAAGGCACCGAAAGCGGATAAGAAGATTTTAGAATACCTCGATTTTGATGGCAGAAGATCGTACGATTTGAGCAAGAAGAATAAACGGAAACTCATGGCCATGATGAATAAGGAATTGAATAAACAGTTGCTGCAGAAGGCGAATACTAAGAGACGTAATTTCGAAGTCGATTTCACTGAGTTGGTTTCTTGA
- the LOC113492281 gene encoding uncharacterized protein LOC113492281, whose amino-acid sequence MKEYAVVIAFVIFLADPINSKGAHRSFFKPPRSNQVDEPLTPNDQVDDVYKMLRIFSSTYKLPVYIVSSHIHPKKLKKIREPKLYRNLDEPLKKNLKKRIFYDTKKNLRRTSGKKIFWLANRDLNKRIREVILPGPLIQH is encoded by the exons ATGAAGGAATACGCGGTTGTTATCGCGTTTGTGATATTTTTGGctg ACCCAATAAACTCGAAAGGCGCACACCGCAGCTTCTTCAAACCTCCAAGATCAAACCAAGTAGATGAACCGTTAACTCCTAATGACCAAGTTGATGATGTTTACAAAATGCTAAGAATATTCAGTTCAACTTACAAACTGCCAGTCTACATAGTATCATCACACATACACCCAAAGAAACTGAAGAAAATCAGGGAACCAAAGCTGTATCGAAACTTGGACGAACCTTTAAAGAAGAATTTGAAGAAGAGAATCTTCTATGACACTAAGAAGAATTTGAGGAGGACTAGTGGGAAGAAGATATTCTGGCTCGCGAATAGAGATCTGAATAAACGTATCCGTGAAGTCATATTGCCCGGGCCGTTGATTCAACATTGA